In Xylanivirga thermophila, the following proteins share a genomic window:
- a CDS encoding ABC transporter permease: MVGKFFKKLYTFLIFLFLYAPIAVLIAFSFNNSRSRGVWGGFTLKWYKELFNDTQIMSALYYTILVAVLSSIIATIIGTAAAVGINNMKRHKKNLVLNITYLPVLNPDIITGISLMILFIFINSKFGFGNLGFWSLLLAHITFNIPYVILSVMPKLKQLNKYVYEAALDLGATPWYAFRKIILPEIMPGVVTGALLAFTLSIDDFVISFFTTGSGVSNLSIVVYSMARRGINPKINALSTIMFVSVLLLLILVNSRMSGNNIKKQRESEI, encoded by the coding sequence ATGGTAGGCAAATTTTTTAAAAAACTCTATACTTTCTTGATATTTCTCTTTCTATATGCTCCAATAGCAGTGCTAATAGCATTTTCATTTAATAATTCACGTTCAAGGGGTGTATGGGGAGGTTTTACTCTAAAATGGTATAAGGAGCTTTTTAATGATACTCAGATAATGTCCGCCCTTTATTATACTATTTTAGTAGCGGTTTTATCTTCCATAATTGCCACCATAATAGGCACTGCAGCAGCGGTAGGCATAAACAATATGAAGAGACATAAAAAAAATCTGGTGCTGAATATCACCTATCTGCCTGTGCTGAATCCCGATATAATAACCGGTATATCCCTAATGATTTTATTTATCTTTATAAATTCAAAGTTTGGCTTTGGCAATCTAGGTTTTTGGTCATTGCTACTTGCCCATATAACATTTAATATTCCATATGTTATACTATCCGTTATGCCAAAGCTAAAACAGCTAAATAAATATGTATACGAGGCAGCATTGGACCTAGGCGCTACACCATGGTACGCCTTTAGGAAGATAATACTGCCTGAGATAATGCCTGGCGTAGTAACAGGTGCTCTATTGGCCTTTACGTTATCAATAGATGACTTTGTAATAAGCTTCTTTACTACAGGTTCCGGAGTATCCAATCTATCCATTGTAGTATACTCCATGGCTAGAAGGGGCATAAACCCAAAGATAAACGCCCTATCTACTATAATGTTTGTAAGCGTATTATTGTTATTAATATTAGTAAATTCCAGGATGTCTGGTAATAATATTAAAAAACAAAGGGAGAGTGAAATATGA
- a CDS encoding ABC transporter ATP-binding protein yields MIMEGHMLSLGYGNREVIHGVNISIPEGKTVGIIGPNGCGKSTLLKAFAGCLKPSGGIIKYDGIDIRSINPKNLAKKIAYIPQMLDIKIDIPVQQLISYGRYPYGNWMGRLSKKDRDIIDWAAKSTGIKDMLDRPISSLSGGERQRAYIAMAIAKEPQVIILDEPTTFLDICYQLEILELLKKLNTTFHNAVVVVLHDINQAMRYCDIIYVVNDGNIFDFGPPARVIDECMLRRVFGIEAYVCRNDQYEFPYIIPNGFKKGDS; encoded by the coding sequence ATGATAATGGAAGGTCATATGCTTTCCCTTGGATATGGAAATAGAGAAGTGATACATGGAGTAAATATATCCATTCCAGAAGGAAAAACAGTGGGTATAATTGGGCCCAATGGATGTGGAAAATCTACATTATTAAAGGCCTTTGCAGGTTGTCTGAAGCCTTCAGGGGGCATAATAAAATATGATGGTATTGACATACGTTCTATAAACCCCAAAAATCTGGCAAAGAAAATAGCATATATACCCCAGATGCTTGATATAAAAATTGATATTCCAGTTCAGCAACTCATATCTTATGGGCGATATCCATATGGAAACTGGATGGGTCGGCTAAGCAAAAAAGATCGGGATATAATAGATTGGGCTGCAAAATCAACAGGTATTAAGGATATGCTTGACAGGCCAATATCAAGTCTATCAGGTGGGGAGCGACAAAGGGCATATATCGCCATGGCTATTGCAAAAGAACCACAGGTGATAATATTGGATGAACCTACTACATTTTTGGATATATGCTATCAGCTTGAAATACTGGAGCTTTTGAAAAAACTAAATACAACTTTCCATAATGCCGTGGTAGTGGTGTTACATGACATAAATCAAGCCATGAGGTATTGTGATATAATATACGTAGTCAATGATGGCAATATATTTGATTTTGGACCTCCAGCACGTGTAATAGATGAGTGTATGTTAAGACGGGTATTTGGGATAGAAGCTTATGTATGCCGTAATGACCAGTATGAATTTCCATATATTATACCAAATGGATTTAAAAAAGGGGATAGTTAG
- a CDS encoding helix-turn-helix domain-containing protein produces MNIGEKIRRLRIKNNLTQKELADRTELSKGFISQVERDLTSPSIATLVDILECLGTNLKEFFDDMEDEKIVFGKDDVFVKTNNELGHEVVWLIPNSQKNHMEPIILNLEPGGSSEIDEPHEGEEFGYVISGSIYIYLGSQKLKAKRGESFYFKPSSTHYITNAGKSISRVLWISTPPNF; encoded by the coding sequence ATGAATATTGGTGAAAAGATAAGAAGGTTGAGAATTAAAAATAACCTTACACAAAAGGAATTAGCCGACAGAACTGAGCTTTCCAAAGGTTTTATATCCCAAGTTGAAAGGGATTTAACGTCACCTTCTATAGCTACCTTGGTTGATATATTAGAATGTCTGGGAACAAACCTAAAGGAATTCTTCGATGATATGGAGGATGAGAAGATTGTCTTTGGCAAAGATGATGTCTTTGTAAAGACTAACAATGAGTTAGGCCATGAAGTGGTATGGCTTATACCAAATTCCCAAAAAAATCATATGGAGCCTATCATTTTGAATCTAGAACCTGGTGGTTCTTCAGAGATAGATGAGCCCCATGAAGGCGAAGAATTCGGGTATGTAATCTCTGGCAGTATATATATATACCTTGGTAGTCAAAAACTAAAAGCGAAGAGAGGGGAAAGTTTTTATTTCAAACCCTCTAGTACGCACTATATTACAAATGCAGGCAAGAGTATATCGCGCGTATTGTGGATATCTACTCCGCCTAACTTTTAA
- the potA gene encoding spermidine/putrescine ABC transporter ATP-binding protein — protein sequence MASSIIELVNVSKDFNGAEALKNINLYIRQNEFLTLLGPSGCGKTTMLRIIGGFEQPSSGDVLFEGKSIISVPPYKRKVNTVFQRYALFPHMNVFDNVAFGLTIKHMDKKSIRQKVGKMLQLVNLDGFGKRSIDSLSGGQQQRVAIARALVNEPEVLLLDEPLAALDLKLRKDMQIELKNMQQTLGITFIYVTHDQEEALTMSDTIVVMKDGLIQQIGTPEDIYNEPKNTFVANFIGESNIIDGIMHKDYLVSFSERNFQCVDKGFANDELVDVVIRPEDIKIVPQDQGMLVGTVKSVTFKGVHYEMMVDSNEFTWKVHSTLMEPTGTNVGLKILPNDIHIMKKVMAQ from the coding sequence ATGGCTTCAAGCATTATAGAACTAGTAAACGTATCAAAGGATTTTAATGGAGCCGAAGCATTAAAAAATATAAACCTATACATCAGGCAGAATGAGTTTTTAACCCTTCTGGGACCAAGCGGATGTGGCAAAACAACAATGCTTCGAATAATAGGTGGTTTTGAACAGCCTAGTTCTGGGGATGTTTTATTTGAAGGTAAAAGTATTATATCCGTTCCACCTTACAAAAGAAAAGTAAATACTGTGTTTCAAAGGTATGCGCTTTTTCCCCATATGAATGTATTTGATAATGTCGCCTTTGGTCTTACTATAAAGCATATGGATAAAAAGTCCATACGTCAAAAGGTTGGAAAAATGCTACAACTTGTAAATCTTGATGGGTTTGGGAAAAGGTCCATAGACTCCCTAAGCGGTGGTCAACAACAGAGGGTAGCAATCGCAAGGGCATTGGTAAACGAACCTGAAGTTTTACTGCTAGATGAACCCCTTGCTGCACTTGATTTGAAGCTAAGGAAGGATATGCAGATAGAGTTAAAAAACATGCAGCAAACTCTGGGCATAACCTTTATATATGTTACCCATGATCAGGAGGAAGCCCTCACAATGTCAGATACCATAGTAGTAATGAAGGATGGGCTGATACAACAGATAGGTACTCCAGAAGATATATATAATGAACCTAAGAATACTTTCGTAGCAAATTTCATTGGGGAGAGCAATATAATAGACGGGATAATGCATAAGGATTATCTGGTAAGTTTCTCAGAACGGAATTTTCAATGTGTAGATAAGGGCTTTGCCAATGATGAGCTAGTTGATGTAGTAATAAGGCCTGAGGATATAAAGATAGTGCCTCAAGATCAGGGTATGCTTGTTGGAACTGTAAAATCAGTAACCTTCAAGGGAGTACACTATGAAATGATGGTAGATAGCAATGAATTTACTTGGAAAGTTCATAGCACCCTTATGGAACCTACTGGTACAAATGTAGGCCTAAAGATACTCCCAAATGATATCCATATTATGAAAAAGGTGATGGCACAATGA
- a CDS encoding ABC transporter substrate-binding protein: MKRTFSIFICLILIISLTSCVPKKTDGAVGKRNCIIQDGAEKVVFIDALGKEQTVHKNPKRVVCLYHSYLELWDLAGGEVIGRVDSGRPIPKKAQNAQVVGGNGPPNVERILSLKPDLVILSPTMNGQTDIIKVLEENNIEYIGLKYENFDEYLDALYLFTRLTGKDELYEKYGIVIEKEINEIKARVPKEKKPKVLLLFATARGVKANLPTSTVGSMFEDLGVYNIAYDPNMSDAQMQIFSMEKVLQEDPDFIFVQTMGSNVVGIREKIKKDVESNPAWASLKAVKNDKYIFLDKELYLYKANERYKEAYEGLAEILYPEVFNKK, translated from the coding sequence ATGAAAAGGACTTTTAGTATATTTATATGCTTAATATTGATAATAAGTCTTACTTCCTGTGTTCCGAAAAAAACTGACGGTGCAGTTGGGAAAAGAAACTGTATAATACAGGATGGCGCTGAGAAGGTTGTCTTTATAGATGCCTTAGGGAAGGAACAGACGGTACACAAAAACCCCAAACGGGTTGTATGCTTGTATCATTCATATTTAGAACTGTGGGATTTGGCAGGAGGCGAGGTAATAGGAAGAGTAGATAGTGGCCGCCCAATACCTAAAAAGGCACAAAATGCGCAAGTAGTAGGGGGGAATGGCCCTCCAAATGTCGAACGTATTTTGTCATTAAAACCTGATCTTGTAATCTTAAGTCCTACTATGAATGGACAGACGGATATTATAAAGGTGCTTGAAGAAAACAATATAGAGTATATCGGTCTTAAGTATGAGAACTTTGATGAGTACCTAGATGCCTTATACTTATTTACTAGGTTGACAGGCAAGGACGAACTATATGAGAAATACGGTATTGTCATAGAGAAAGAAATAAATGAAATAAAAGCAAGGGTGCCAAAGGAGAAAAAGCCAAAAGTTCTTCTATTATTTGCTACTGCAAGGGGTGTAAAGGCCAACTTACCCACATCTACTGTAGGGTCTATGTTTGAAGATTTAGGGGTTTATAATATAGCCTATGATCCTAATATGTCTGATGCACAGATGCAAATCTTCAGCATGGAGAAGGTTTTGCAGGAGGATCCTGATTTTATATTTGTTCAAACCATGGGGAGTAATGTGGTGGGCATAAGGGAAAAGATAAAAAAGGACGTGGAATCAAATCCTGCATGGGCATCTTTAAAGGCGGTCAAGAACGATAAATATATATTTCTAGATAAGGAATTATACCTCTATAAGGCCAACGAGCGATATAAGGAAGCTTATGAGGGTCTGGCAGAGATATTATATCCTGAGGTTTTTAATAAAAAATGA
- a CDS encoding LysR family transcriptional regulator encodes MIDTRLVTFMTVAKTGNYTKAGQILHLTQPAVSQHIKYLEHYYGTSLVDKNSKGIYLTSQGEVLLKYVNRMFNLSEEARREVQNCRPKYIIGATMTIGGYVLPYILGMYRQIYDEDVILKVENTQNILEELASGKLHLAVVEGAFDKTKFKFKKLKDDELILVASPNHPFAKKAYVNIDEIIKGNLILREQGSGTRTIFERYLGDYGYLLEDTNVYMEIGDINAIISLVEAGLGYSVISREAVRGNISANTLVQVPIEGIKMYREFNFVYLNAEDDFEFIDRFMMFCIKEVEKNRVEFFHSILLLLFLSISCHMFLTFYQDF; translated from the coding sequence ATGATAGATACTAGGCTGGTAACGTTTATGACAGTGGCCAAGACTGGTAATTATACAAAAGCGGGGCAGATATTGCATCTTACGCAACCAGCTGTATCACAGCATATAAAATACTTGGAGCACTATTATGGTACATCCCTTGTGGATAAAAATAGTAAAGGAATTTACCTTACTTCCCAGGGAGAGGTACTTCTTAAGTATGTAAATCGGATGTTCAATTTATCTGAAGAGGCGAGGCGGGAGGTACAAAACTGCCGCCCCAAATACATAATAGGGGCTACCATGACCATAGGTGGGTATGTGCTTCCCTATATTTTGGGCATGTATAGACAGATATATGATGAAGATGTAATATTAAAGGTGGAAAACACACAAAATATACTGGAAGAGCTTGCAAGTGGGAAACTTCATTTGGCAGTAGTAGAAGGTGCCTTTGATAAAACAAAGTTTAAATTTAAAAAATTAAAAGATGATGAGCTTATTCTTGTAGCTTCACCTAATCATCCCTTTGCAAAAAAGGCATATGTGAATATCGATGAGATTATAAAAGGCAATTTGATACTAAGAGAACAAGGTTCAGGGACTAGAACCATATTTGAACGCTATCTAGGGGATTATGGATACCTGCTTGAGGATACAAATGTATATATGGAGATAGGGGATATAAATGCCATAATTTCTCTGGTGGAGGCGGGGCTTGGATATTCGGTTATATCACGAGAGGCGGTAAGGGGGAATATATCAGCTAATACGCTGGTACAGGTACCTATTGAAGGTATAAAGATGTATAGAGAATTTAATTTTGTATATTTAAACGCTGAGGATGATTTTGAGTTTATCGATAGGTTTATGATGTTTTGTATTAAAGAGGTAGAAAAAAATAGAGTGGAATTTTTCCACTCTATTTTGCTGCTTTTATTTCTGTCCATATCCTGTCATATGTTTTTAACATTTTACCAAGATTTTTAA
- a CDS encoding ABC transporter permease: protein MKKTWVAYPYLVWMVLFIVVPLFLVVFYSITIPTDNGIQFTLENFKRFMDPIYLDVLWHSILLALISTLVCLILGYPMAMILAGKDIDKKNILVLLFVIPMWMNFLLRTYAWLTLLEKRGFINIFLKFLGLPALNILYNDQAVVLGMVYNFLPFMVLPIYTVVMKIDKNVIEAAQDLGANSFYVFMKVIFPLSLPGVMSGITMVFMPAVTTFVISRLLGGGQYTLIGNLIEQQFIYVGDWNFGSAISIIMMLLILGSMAIMSRYEKQNEGGGLW from the coding sequence ATGAAAAAGACGTGGGTTGCTTATCCGTATCTAGTTTGGATGGTATTGTTCATAGTAGTTCCACTCTTTTTGGTTGTATTCTATAGCATAACAATACCTACAGATAATGGAATACAGTTTACACTAGAAAATTTCAAGCGCTTTATGGATCCCATATACCTAGATGTACTTTGGCATTCCATACTATTAGCGCTCATAAGCACATTAGTATGCTTAATTTTAGGGTATCCCATGGCAATGATACTGGCTGGTAAAGATATAGATAAGAAAAATATATTAGTTCTACTTTTTGTAATACCTATGTGGATGAACTTTTTACTCCGTACCTATGCCTGGTTGACCCTACTTGAAAAACGTGGCTTTATAAATATATTTTTAAAATTCTTAGGTCTACCTGCTTTAAATATACTCTACAATGATCAAGCAGTCGTGCTAGGTATGGTATATAATTTTCTACCTTTTATGGTGCTACCCATCTATACTGTGGTAATGAAAATAGATAAAAATGTAATAGAGGCGGCACAGGATTTAGGTGCAAACTCCTTTTATGTATTTATGAAGGTGATATTTCCTTTAAGTCTGCCAGGGGTTATGTCCGGTATAACAATGGTATTTATGCCTGCAGTAACAACATTTGTAATATCACGACTGCTAGGTGGTGGACAATATACCCTTATAGGCAACTTAATAGAACAACAGTTTATATATGTAGGTGATTGGAACTTTGGTTCTGCCATATCGATCATAATGATGCTTCTTATACTTGGCAGCATGGCTATTATGTCACGATATGAAAAACAAAATGAAGGAGGAGGATTATGGTAG
- a CDS encoding ABC transporter substrate-binding protein: protein MNKKFHVIWLLILAIGTMALLSGCGSSDKAQKPTLDVYNWGDYIDENVLKEFENKYGIKVNYDTFTTNEDMYVKIKSGGSNYDVLFPSDYMIKRMIDDGMLYKLNMDNIPNYKYIEDRFKNLDYDPNNEYSIPYMWGTVGILYNKNMVNDNVDSWRILWNPKYKKQVLMIDSQRDSIGIALKMLGYSLNTDNEKELEEAKDILIKQKKDGLVLAYVVDEVKDKMIAEEAALAVVWSGDAIYSMRENPNLDYVIPKEGTNLWFDAVVIPQNSKHKEEAEKFINFLCEPDIAFKNTDYIGYSTPVLEARKMLDPELANDKTAYPDEADLKNSEVFKNLGKMLKTYDRIWTEIKAAK from the coding sequence ATGAACAAAAAATTTCATGTTATATGGTTGTTAATATTAGCAATAGGTACTATGGCATTACTCAGTGGATGTGGAAGCAGCGATAAGGCTCAAAAACCCACTTTAGATGTATATAATTGGGGAGATTATATAGACGAGAATGTTTTAAAGGAATTTGAAAATAAATATGGTATAAAGGTAAACTATGATACATTTACTACCAATGAAGATATGTATGTTAAGATAAAGTCAGGCGGGAGCAATTACGATGTCTTATTCCCTTCCGATTATATGATAAAACGTATGATAGATGATGGGATGCTCTATAAGCTCAATATGGATAACATTCCTAACTATAAATATATAGAAGATAGATTTAAAAACTTGGATTACGATCCCAATAATGAATATTCCATACCATATATGTGGGGCACAGTAGGCATCCTATACAATAAAAATATGGTAAACGACAATGTAGACAGTTGGAGAATACTTTGGAATCCTAAATATAAAAAGCAAGTACTTATGATAGACAGTCAGAGGGATTCTATTGGCATTGCCCTAAAGATGTTGGGGTATTCCCTAAACACCGACAACGAAAAGGAATTGGAAGAGGCCAAGGATATACTTATAAAACAAAAAAAGGATGGATTGGTGCTGGCATATGTGGTGGATGAAGTAAAGGACAAGATGATTGCTGAAGAAGCAGCCTTGGCAGTTGTATGGTCTGGAGATGCCATATACTCCATGCGTGAAAATCCTAATTTAGATTATGTTATACCCAAAGAGGGCACCAATCTGTGGTTTGACGCTGTAGTAATACCTCAAAACAGCAAGCATAAGGAAGAAGCAGAAAAGTTTATAAACTTTTTATGTGAACCGGATATAGCATTTAAAAATACCGATTATATCGGCTATTCCACTCCTGTTTTAGAAGCTAGAAAAATGCTAGATCCTGAGCTTGCAAATGACAAAACTGCATACCCAGACGAAGCAGACCTAAAAAATAGCGAAGTATTTAAAAATCTTGGTAAAATGTTAAAAACATATGACAGGATATGGACAGAAATAAAAGCAGCAAAATAG
- a CDS encoding ArsR/SmtB family transcription factor → MNGKKIDKTIEVCGVTVIHQDAVNKVKADMIEDDTFLSLSEFFKVFGDDTRLKIIYALSKCEMCVCDIAALLGMSQSAVSHQLKVLRQSRLVKYRRNGKVVYYSLDDEHISEIFKKGLEHINEL, encoded by the coding sequence ATGAATGGGAAAAAGATCGATAAGACCATAGAAGTATGTGGTGTAACGGTAATACATCAGGATGCGGTGAATAAGGTTAAAGCGGATATGATAGAGGATGATACCTTTTTAAGTTTATCAGAATTTTTTAAGGTGTTTGGTGATGATACAAGGCTTAAAATTATATACGCCCTTTCAAAATGTGAGATGTGCGTGTGTGATATTGCAGCCCTTCTTGGGATGAGCCAGTCAGCTGTTTCCCATCAACTAAAGGTTTTAAGACAATCCCGTTTAGTTAAATACCGTAGAAATGGTAAGGTGGTTTATTATTCTTTAGACGATGAACATATAAGTGAGATATTTAAGAAAGGATTGGAGCATATAAACGAATTATAG
- a CDS encoding heavy metal translocating P-type ATPase, protein MDKRNKKEIYLKGLSCANCAVKIEDGTNGIPGVGEASMNFSTRTLMVEIDEGHHPDEVIKDIKTLVRDIEPDVQVIEKNDILDEEDEEEHGDVHIWALVISAILFIIGLIFDFSQWTSFFIFFISYVLVGFPVLSKAAVNITKGNFFDESFLMGIATIGAFAIGQFPEGAAVMLFYQVGELFEDIAVDHSRKSIKSLMNIRPDEANIYLDGDIKRVPAQNVKIGETIVVKPGERVPLDGIVLEGVSMADTSALTGEPVPVEIKAGDEILAGFINQSSVLKIEVNKEFGESTVSKVLDMVQNAGSKKAKTERFMAQFARYYTPSVVGIAAVLAFILPIFAGNFSNWLYRALIFLVISCPCALVISIPLTVFAGIGAASKKGILIKGGNYLEALDNVSVVVMDKTGTITRGVFEVTEIQPEAGITKEELLYYAAYGEGYSTHPIAESLLKAYGQGIDKEIIKGYKERPGNGIEAIVGEFRVLVGNKRLMDSYGIEVEEVNRPGTIVYIAADEKYVGYILISDIVKDDAKEAICDLKSIGVKDIIMLTGDNDIAARSIAQEIGITQVYAKLLPHQKVERLESIIADKEGEGAVIFVGDGINDAPVLARADIGVAMGGLGSDAAIEAADVVLMTDQISKLVQAMKISRRTKRIMIQNIIFALGVKLIVLVLGAFGVATMWEAVFADVGVTIIAILNAMRVMVRQG, encoded by the coding sequence ATGGATAAAAGAAATAAAAAAGAAATTTATCTAAAAGGGCTCAGTTGCGCAAATTGTGCAGTAAAGATAGAAGACGGAACAAATGGCATACCAGGGGTCGGAGAAGCAAGTATGAATTTTTCAACAAGGACATTGATGGTGGAAATTGATGAAGGGCATCATCCAGATGAAGTTATAAAGGATATAAAGACCTTAGTAAGGGATATAGAGCCGGATGTCCAAGTAATAGAAAAGAATGACATTTTGGATGAAGAAGACGAAGAAGAGCATGGAGATGTCCATATATGGGCTCTGGTCATAAGCGCTATTTTATTTATCATAGGACTAATATTTGATTTTTCACAATGGACTTCATTTTTTATATTTTTTATAAGCTATGTATTGGTGGGATTTCCTGTCTTATCAAAGGCAGCTGTGAATATTACAAAGGGAAATTTCTTTGATGAAAGCTTTTTGATGGGAATTGCCACTATAGGTGCTTTTGCCATAGGGCAGTTCCCAGAGGGTGCAGCAGTTATGCTGTTTTATCAAGTCGGTGAACTTTTTGAGGATATTGCAGTGGATCACTCAAGAAAATCCATAAAATCTTTAATGAATATAAGACCGGATGAGGCTAATATATACCTAGATGGAGATATAAAGAGGGTGCCAGCTCAAAATGTAAAGATCGGAGAGACCATAGTAGTAAAACCGGGGGAACGGGTGCCATTAGACGGTATAGTATTAGAAGGTGTATCAATGGCTGATACATCGGCTTTAACAGGCGAACCAGTGCCAGTGGAGATAAAGGCGGGAGATGAAATACTAGCTGGATTTATAAATCAGAGTAGCGTGCTGAAGATCGAGGTAAATAAAGAGTTTGGAGAATCTACCGTATCCAAGGTATTGGATATGGTGCAAAATGCTGGTAGTAAAAAGGCAAAGACCGAGCGCTTTATGGCTCAATTTGCAAGGTATTATACACCTTCTGTAGTAGGTATTGCAGCTGTATTGGCTTTTATACTACCAATATTTGCGGGGAACTTTTCCAATTGGCTGTATAGGGCACTTATATTTCTTGTCATATCCTGTCCATGTGCTCTAGTAATATCCATTCCCCTTACTGTATTTGCAGGGATTGGTGCAGCTTCTAAGAAGGGGATACTCATAAAGGGTGGTAATTATCTAGAGGCCTTGGATAATGTGTCGGTGGTGGTTATGGATAAAACAGGAACTATTACCCGAGGGGTATTTGAAGTAACAGAGATACAACCGGAAGCAGGTATTACAAAAGAAGAGCTTTTATATTACGCAGCCTATGGAGAAGGCTATTCTACCCATCCCATAGCAGAGTCCTTATTAAAGGCTTATGGGCAAGGGATAGACAAGGAGATAATAAAGGGATATAAAGAGAGACCTGGTAATGGGATAGAGGCAATTGTAGGGGAATTTAGGGTGCTTGTAGGTAATAAAAGGCTTATGGATTCTTATGGCATCGAAGTGGAAGAAGTAAATAGACCGGGGACCATAGTGTATATTGCTGCTGATGAAAAATATGTAGGTTATATACTCATATCTGATATAGTAAAAGATGATGCAAAAGAGGCAATTTGTGATCTTAAATCCATAGGGGTCAAAGATATAATCATGCTTACTGGTGATAATGATATTGCAGCACGTAGTATAGCACAGGAAATAGGAATAACGCAAGTGTATGCAAAATTGTTGCCGCACCAAAAAGTTGAAAGGCTAGAATCTATAATAGCTGATAAAGAGGGTGAAGGTGCAGTAATATTTGTAGGAGATGGTATAAATGATGCCCCGGTGCTTGCCAGGGCAGATATAGGAGTAGCCATGGGTGGTTTAGGCTCTGATGCGGCCATAGAAGCGGCGGATGTAGTGCTTATGACCGATCAGATATCAAAACTGGTCCAGGCAATGAAGATATCCAGGCGTACCAAGCGTA
- a CDS encoding FecCD family ABC transporter permease translates to MIKDKRLVLSIMLIILFISFFISLGNGSLKLTPSLILKAIFYEDFGVNHQIIYNVRLPRTIASAIVGSCLAAAGVILQGVMSNPLASPNITGVSSGGGLCAFIILILFPEYYYLVPAGAFIGALSTTIIIYALAWKDGVDPMRFVLSGIAISSFLNAGTNALMVFYPDRLTGAMQFMVGGLSSRTWNDIYMVLPYFLPAIVISLLFSQRLNILVLGDDMASTLGLNVQFTRFVLIIISSLLAASAVSIAGLLGFVGLIVPHMARLIIGNDYKYLLPACMLLGGSVMLLCDTLARVLFDPIEIPVGIITAILGCPFFFYLLNKRRY, encoded by the coding sequence ATGATTAAGGATAAAAGATTGGTATTATCTATTATGCTTATAATACTATTCATAAGTTTTTTTATAAGCCTTGGAAATGGATCATTAAAACTTACACCTTCATTAATATTAAAGGCCATATTCTATGAAGACTTCGGAGTAAATCATCAGATCATATATAATGTAAGGCTTCCACGCACCATAGCCTCTGCTATAGTGGGCTCCTGTCTTGCAGCTGCTGGTGTAATACTCCAAGGGGTGATGTCTAATCCTTTGGCATCGCCAAACATCACAGGAGTATCATCGGGTGGGGGGCTTTGTGCCTTTATAATCCTTATACTATTTCCGGAATATTACTATTTGGTACCTGCAGGGGCATTTATAGGCGCATTGTCTACTACTATAATTATATATGCCCTGGCATGGAAGGATGGGGTTGATCCTATGCGGTTTGTATTATCTGGTATTGCCATATCATCATTTTTAAATGCAGGTACAAATGCTCTCATGGTGTTTTATCCTGATCGTTTGACAGGGGCTATGCAGTTCATGGTGGGAGGGCTTTCTTCGAGGACATGGAATGATATATATATGGTGCTCCCATATTTTTTACCTGCCATAGTTATCTCTCTCCTATTTTCACAGAGATTAAACATACTGGTGTTAGGGGATGATATGGCATCAACACTTGGATTAAATGTTCAATTCACTAGATTCGTGCTTATAATTATATCTTCTCTACTTGCGGCAAGCGCTGTTAGCATTGCAGGACTTCTAGGGTTTGTAGGTCTTATAGTGCCCCATATGGCCAGGCTGATTATAGGCAATGATTATAAATATCTTCTTCCTGCATGTATGCTTTTAGGCGGGAGTGTTATGCTTTTATGCGATACTTTAGCTAGAGTACTTTTTGATCCGATAGAAATACCTGTTGGGATCATAACTGCGATTTTAGGTTGTCCATTCTTTTTTTATCTGTTAAACAAAAGGAGATATTGA